One Mycolicibacterium fortuitum subsp. fortuitum genomic window carries:
- the pimB gene encoding GDP-mannose-dependent alpha-(1-6)-phosphatidylinositol monomannoside mannosyltransferase, with protein sequence MTRVLLVTNDFPPRRGGIQSYLEAFVGELVRDGSHELTVYAPKWKGAPDFDERAARSGYRVVRHPTTLMVPEPMVATRMQRLIAENGIETVWFGAAAPLALLGPLARRAGAARVVASTHGHEVGWSMLPLARGALRRIGDDADVVTFVSRYTRGRFASAFGPHAALEHLPPGVDIDRFQPDPVARAELRARYGLGQRPVVVCLSRLVPRKGQDMLIRAWPTIRRRIPDAALAIVGGGPYLQTLQQLAHKHDVAADVVFTGAVPGAELPAHHAMADVFAMPCRTRGAGLDVEGLGIVYLEASACGVPVIAGTSGGAPETVLDGQTGTVVDGTDVAEVATAVGDLLADPGRAAAMGVAGRHWAVDNWQWRSQGDRLTALLSG encoded by the coding sequence ATGACGCGGGTCTTGTTGGTCACCAACGACTTTCCACCACGTCGCGGCGGTATTCAGTCCTACCTCGAAGCGTTCGTCGGAGAGTTGGTACGCGACGGCTCACACGAGCTCACCGTGTACGCGCCGAAGTGGAAGGGCGCGCCGGACTTCGATGAACGCGCGGCCCGCTCCGGGTACCGGGTGGTGCGGCACCCGACCACGCTGATGGTGCCCGAGCCGATGGTGGCGACCCGGATGCAGCGGTTGATCGCCGAGAACGGCATCGAGACGGTGTGGTTCGGGGCGGCTGCGCCGCTGGCCCTGCTTGGCCCGCTGGCGCGGCGAGCCGGCGCCGCCCGGGTGGTCGCGAGCACGCACGGCCACGAGGTCGGCTGGTCGATGCTGCCACTGGCCCGGGGCGCATTACGACGCATCGGGGACGACGCCGACGTCGTGACGTTCGTCAGCCGCTACACCCGGGGCCGGTTCGCCTCGGCGTTCGGTCCTCACGCCGCCCTCGAACATCTGCCGCCCGGCGTCGACATCGACCGGTTCCAGCCAGACCCGGTGGCCCGGGCCGAGCTGCGCGCCCGGTACGGACTGGGCCAACGCCCGGTGGTGGTTTGCCTGTCCCGCCTGGTGCCGCGCAAAGGCCAGGACATGCTCATCCGGGCTTGGCCGACGATCCGGCGGCGCATCCCCGACGCGGCATTGGCCATCGTCGGCGGCGGACCGTATCTGCAGACGCTGCAGCAACTGGCGCACAAACACGATGTGGCCGCCGACGTCGTGTTCACCGGTGCGGTGCCCGGAGCGGAACTGCCGGCCCACCATGCGATGGCCGACGTGTTCGCCATGCCGTGCCGCACCCGCGGGGCCGGTCTCGACGTCGAGGGACTCGGCATCGTCTATCTGGAGGCCTCGGCGTGCGGAGTCCCCGTCATCGCCGGCACCTCGGGCGGAGCACCGGAAACCGTCCTGGACGGTCAGACCGGCACGGTCGTGGACGGCACGGATGTGGCGGAGGTGGCGACGGCGGTCGGCGACCTATTGGCCGACCCGGGCCGCGCCGCCGCGATGGGTGTGGCGGGGCGGCACTGGGCCGTCGACAACTGGCAGTGGCGTTCGCAGGGTGACCGGCTGACCGCGCTGCTGTCGGGCTGA
- a CDS encoding ubiquinol-cytochrome c reductase iron-sulfur subunit has product MTDNTPKVPSDDELASMSREELVELGGKIDGVETIYKEPRWPVPGTKAEKRTERLVAYWLLLGGLSGLALLLVFLFWPWEYQPFGSEGEFLYTLATPLYGLTFGLSILSIGIGAVLFQKKFIPEEISVQDRHDGRSPELARKTIAANLTDALEGSTVKRRKLIGLSLGIGLGAFGAGTLVAFIGGLIKNPWKPVVPTAEGKKAVLWTSGWTPRFHGETIYLARATGRPGSSPFVKMRPEDLDAGGMETVFPWRESDGDGTTVESEHHLTEIAMGVRNPVMLIRIKPADMPRVVKRKGQESFNFGELFAYTKVCSHLGCPSSLYEQQTYRILCPCHQSQFDALHFAKPIFGPAARALAQLPITIDKDGYLVANGDFVEPVGPAFWERKS; this is encoded by the coding sequence ATGACCGATAACACTCCGAAGGTTCCCTCGGACGACGAGCTGGCCTCGATGTCGCGTGAGGAGCTCGTCGAGCTCGGCGGCAAGATCGACGGCGTCGAGACCATCTACAAGGAGCCGCGCTGGCCGGTCCCCGGGACCAAGGCCGAGAAGCGCACCGAGCGGCTGGTCGCGTACTGGCTTCTGCTCGGCGGGCTTTCGGGCCTGGCACTGCTCCTGGTCTTCCTGTTCTGGCCGTGGGAGTACCAGCCCTTCGGGTCGGAGGGCGAGTTCCTCTACACGCTGGCCACCCCGCTGTACGGCCTCACCTTCGGCCTGTCGATCCTGTCGATCGGCATCGGCGCGGTGCTGTTCCAGAAGAAGTTCATCCCCGAGGAGATCTCGGTCCAGGACCGCCACGACGGCCGCTCCCCCGAGCTGGCCCGCAAGACCATCGCGGCCAACCTGACCGACGCCCTGGAGGGTTCGACCGTCAAGCGCCGCAAGCTGATCGGTCTGTCGCTGGGCATCGGCCTCGGCGCCTTCGGCGCCGGCACCCTGGTGGCCTTCATCGGCGGGCTGATCAAGAACCCGTGGAAGCCCGTGGTGCCCACCGCCGAAGGCAAGAAGGCCGTGTTGTGGACCTCGGGGTGGACGCCCCGATTCCACGGCGAGACCATCTACCTGGCGCGGGCGACCGGGCGTCCCGGCTCCTCTCCGTTCGTCAAGATGCGGCCCGAGGATCTCGATGCCGGTGGCATGGAGACGGTCTTCCCCTGGCGCGAGTCTGACGGCGACGGCACCACCGTCGAGTCCGAGCACCACCTCACCGAGATCGCGATGGGTGTGCGTAACCCGGTCATGTTGATCCGCATCAAACCGGCCGACATGCCGCGTGTGGTCAAGCGAAAGGGTCAGGAGAGCTTCAACTTCGGTGAGCTGTTCGCCTACACCAAGGTCTGCTCGCACCTGGGCTGCCCCTCGTCCCTGTACGAGCAGCAGACCTACCGCATCCTGTGCCCGTGCCACCAGTCGCAGTTCGACGCGTTGCACTTCGCAAAGCCCATTTTCGGTCCGGCTGCGCGCGCGTTGGCGCAGCTGCCCATCACCATCGACAAAGACGGCTACCTCGTCGCCAACGGCGACTTCGTCGAACCCGTCGGACCGGCATTCTGGGAGCGCAAATCATGA
- a CDS encoding cytochrome b → MSPDLAKIAAAQGDAIDSRYHPSAAVRRQLNKVFPTHWSFLLGEIALYSFIVLLITGVWLTLFFDPSMAHVTYDGVYQPLRGVQMSRAYESALDISFEVRGGLFVRQIHHWAALMFAASIMVHMARIFFTGAFRRPREANWVIGSLLLILAMFEGYFGYSLPDDLLSGIGLRAALSSITLGMPIIGTWLHWALFGGDFPGEILIPRLYALHILLIPGIILALIGAHMALVWFQKHTQFPGPGRTEHNVVGVRVMPVFAVKSGAFFAMITGVLGLMGGLLTINPIWNLGPYKPSQISAGSQPDFYMMWTEGLARIWPAWEFYPFGHTIPAVVWVALIMGGVFGLLIAYPFIEKKVTGDDAHHNLLQRPRDVPVRTAIGSMAIAFYMVLTLAAMNDIIALKFHISLNATTWIGRIGMVVLPAIVYFIAYRWAISLQRSDRAVLEHGIETGIIKRLPHGAYVELHQPLGPVDDHGHPIPLEYQGAALPKRMNKLGSGGAPGTGSFLFADPAVEHDALTEAAHASEHKALTALREYQEQDGNGETNGHH, encoded by the coding sequence ATGAGCCCTGACCTTGCCAAGATCGCTGCCGCACAAGGCGATGCGATCGATTCCCGTTATCACCCGTCGGCAGCGGTGCGCCGTCAGCTGAACAAGGTGTTCCCCACCCACTGGTCCTTCCTGCTGGGTGAGATCGCGCTGTACAGCTTCATCGTGCTGCTGATCACCGGTGTCTGGCTGACGCTGTTCTTCGACCCGTCGATGGCACACGTCACCTACGACGGTGTGTACCAGCCGCTTCGCGGTGTGCAGATGTCGCGGGCCTACGAGTCCGCACTCGACATCAGCTTCGAGGTGCGCGGCGGTCTGTTCGTCCGCCAGATCCACCACTGGGCCGCACTGATGTTCGCCGCGTCGATCATGGTCCACATGGCGCGCATCTTCTTCACCGGTGCGTTCCGCCGCCCGCGTGAGGCCAACTGGGTGATCGGCTCGCTGCTGCTGATCCTGGCGATGTTCGAGGGCTACTTCGGTTACTCGCTGCCCGACGATCTGCTGTCCGGTATCGGTCTGCGCGCCGCGCTGTCGTCGATCACCCTGGGCATGCCGATCATCGGCACCTGGCTGCACTGGGCACTGTTCGGCGGGGACTTCCCCGGCGAGATCCTGATCCCGCGCCTGTACGCACTCCACATCCTGTTGATCCCGGGCATCATCCTGGCCCTGATCGGCGCACACATGGCGCTGGTGTGGTTCCAGAAGCACACCCAGTTCCCCGGCCCCGGCCGCACCGAGCACAACGTGGTCGGCGTGCGCGTCATGCCGGTGTTCGCGGTGAAGTCCGGCGCGTTCTTCGCGATGATCACCGGCGTGCTCGGCCTCATGGGCGGTCTGCTGACGATCAACCCGATCTGGAACCTGGGGCCGTACAAGCCGTCTCAGATCTCGGCGGGTAGCCAGCCCGACTTCTACATGATGTGGACCGAAGGCCTGGCGCGTATCTGGCCGGCCTGGGAGTTCTACCCGTTCGGCCACACCATTCCCGCGGTGGTCTGGGTCGCGTTGATCATGGGCGGTGTCTTCGGCCTTCTGATCGCCTACCCCTTCATCGAGAAGAAGGTGACCGGCGACGACGCGCACCACAACCTGCTGCAGCGTCCGCGTGACGTGCCGGTGCGTACCGCCATCGGTTCCATGGCGATCGCGTTCTACATGGTGCTGACCCTGGCCGCGATGAACGACATCATCGCGCTCAAGTTCCACATCTCACTGAACGCCACCACATGGATCGGCCGCATCGGCATGGTCGTGCTGCCGGCGATCGTGTACTTCATCGCCTATCGCTGGGCAATCTCGTTGCAGCGCAGCGACCGTGCGGTGCTGGAGCACGGCATCGAGACCGGCATCATCAAGCGCCTGCCGCACGGTGCCTACGTCGAGCTGCACCAGCCGCTGGGACCGGTCGACGATCATGGTCACCCGATCCCGCTGGAGTACCAGGGTGCTGCCCTGCCGAAGCGGATGAACAAGCTCGGCTCGGGTGGTGCACCCGGCACCGGCAGCTTCCTGTTCGCCGATCCGGCAGTCGAGCACGATGCGCTCACCGAGGCGGCCCACGCCTCCGAGCACAAGGCGCTCACCGCTCTGCGCGAGTACCAGGAGCAGGACGGTAACGGGGAGACCAACGGTCACCACTGA
- a CDS encoding c-type cytochrome, whose amino-acid sequence MTSKSRRRLRRRLSAGLLLLVGLSVAGGVAATLTPTPQVAVADESQSALLRTGKQLFDTSCVSCHGANLQGVPDRGPSLIGTGEAAVYFQVSTGRMPAMRGEAQAPSKPEHFDENQIDALGAFVQANGGGPTLIRDEHGGVAQESLIGSDVARGADLFRLNCASCHNFTGKGGALSSGKYAPDLGETKPAQIYTAMQTGPQNMPKFSDRQLSPEEKRDIVAYVRESAETPSYGGYGLGGFGPAPEGMAMWIIGMVAAIGVAMWIGARA is encoded by the coding sequence ATGACCAGCAAGTCGCGCCGACGACTGCGCCGACGACTGTCAGCAGGTCTCCTGCTGTTGGTCGGCCTGTCAGTCGCAGGTGGTGTTGCGGCCACGCTGACACCCACACCGCAGGTCGCAGTCGCCGACGAATCGCAGTCGGCGCTGCTGCGTACGGGTAAGCAACTGTTCGACACGTCGTGTGTCTCCTGCCACGGCGCCAACCTGCAGGGTGTGCCCGACCGCGGGCCCAGCCTGATCGGCACCGGCGAGGCTGCGGTGTACTTCCAGGTGTCGACCGGTCGTATGCCCGCGATGCGCGGTGAAGCCCAGGCACCGTCCAAGCCCGAGCACTTCGACGAGAACCAGATCGATGCTCTCGGTGCCTTCGTTCAGGCCAACGGCGGCGGCCCCACCCTCATCCGTGATGAGCACGGCGGCGTGGCCCAGGAATCCCTGATCGGTTCCGACGTGGCCCGCGGCGCCGACCTGTTCCGGCTGAACTGCGCGTCCTGCCACAACTTCACCGGCAAGGGTGGCGCGCTGTCCTCCGGTAAGTACGCGCCGGACCTCGGCGAGACCAAGCCGGCACAGATCTACACCGCGATGCAGACCGGGCCGCAGAACATGCCCAAGTTCTCCGACCGTCAGCTGTCGCCGGAAGAGAAGCGTGACATCGTCGCCTACGTCCGCGAGTCGGCTGAGACTCCCAGCTACGGCGGCTACGGGCTCGGCGGCTTCGGCCCCGCTCCCGAGGGCATGGCGATGTGGATTATCGGAATGGTCGCCGCTATCGGCGTGGCAATGTGGATCGGGGCACGAGCATGA
- the ripC gene encoding peptidoglycan hydrolase RipC, translated as MRHERAHRPTSRIKRPIAGAIASLTLISGLMAASSQADPADDAMAKLNELSRQAEQTTEAMHSAQLDLNNKVAAQESAERKHAEDVATVDEVKSQLATFQTSVNKVAAAQYMGGRTSGVDAILTASSPQQLIEQLAVQRVMATEMSAQMKNFRSAGEKAVRAEQESAKSAADAKTAAEQAAAVRADLQSKQSQLQVQIAIVKSQYQALTPAQREAMNALPPTPPVPAPEALPPAQDPAVLADPPNGIPPGDVAPPEGAVPGDGSGHSGTVIQAALSRIGSPYSWGAAGPSSFDCSGLVMWAFQHAGISLPHSSQAMARGGQPVSADSMQPGDVVTYYPDASHVGIYIGDGMMVHASTYGTPVRVAPVNNAPIYNIRRY; from the coding sequence TTGAGGCACGAGCGCGCGCACCGGCCCACAAGTCGTATCAAGCGACCCATTGCAGGTGCAATAGCGAGCTTAACCTTGATATCCGGGCTCATGGCCGCGAGTTCGCAGGCTGATCCCGCCGACGATGCGATGGCAAAGCTCAACGAGTTGTCGCGGCAGGCGGAGCAGACCACCGAGGCCATGCACTCGGCGCAGCTCGATCTGAACAACAAGGTTGCCGCACAAGAGTCTGCCGAGCGCAAGCACGCCGAGGACGTCGCGACGGTCGATGAGGTCAAATCGCAGCTGGCTACCTTTCAGACCTCGGTCAACAAAGTAGCTGCGGCCCAGTACATGGGCGGTCGCACCTCCGGTGTGGACGCCATCCTGACTGCCAGCTCACCGCAGCAGCTGATCGAGCAGCTCGCCGTGCAACGGGTGATGGCGACCGAGATGTCGGCACAGATGAAGAACTTCCGCTCGGCGGGCGAGAAGGCCGTACGGGCCGAGCAGGAGTCGGCCAAATCGGCTGCCGACGCCAAGACCGCCGCCGAGCAGGCCGCCGCAGTGCGCGCCGACCTGCAATCCAAGCAAAGTCAGCTGCAGGTGCAGATCGCGATCGTCAAGTCGCAGTACCAGGCGCTGACCCCGGCCCAGCGGGAAGCGATGAACGCCCTGCCGCCGACCCCGCCGGTGCCCGCCCCCGAGGCGTTGCCGCCGGCGCAGGATCCCGCCGTGTTGGCCGACCCGCCGAACGGGATTCCGCCCGGCGATGTGGCTCCGCCCGAGGGTGCGGTGCCCGGCGACGGCAGCGGCCATTCCGGCACTGTCATCCAGGCCGCGCTGAGCCGCATCGGCTCGCCGTACTCGTGGGGCGCGGCCGGCCCGAGCTCCTTCGACTGCTCTGGTCTGGTGATGTGGGCGTTCCAGCACGCCGGGATCTCGCTGCCGCACTCCAGCCAGGCCATGGCCCGCGGCGGTCAGCCGGTCTCGGCTGATTCGATGCAGCCCGGCGACGTGGTCACCTACTACCCGGATGCTTCCCACGTCGGCATCTACATCGGTGACGGAATGATGGTGCACGCGTCGACCTACGGCACCCCGGTTCGGGTCGCCCCGGTCAACAACGCGCCGATCTACAACATCCGTCGTTACTGA
- the trpD gene encoding anthranilate phosphoribosyltransferase, which translates to MPAPSWPLILGRLTTEQSLPNGYAGWAMDQIMTGAATPAQIAGFAVAMKMKRPTSAEVGELADIMLSHARRMPTDQIGHETVDIVGTGGDGANTVNLSTMAAIVVAACGVPVIKHGNRAASSLSGGADTLEALGVRIDLGPEEVARSVTEVGIGFAFAPQFHPSYRHASVVRREIGVPTVFNLLGPLTNPAMPRAGLIGCAFDDLAEVMAGVYAARGSSVLVVHGDDGLDELTTTTTSTIWRVQAGTVDRLKFDPAAFGFKRADISELIGGDATANAASARAVLAGAKGPVRDAVVLNAAGAMVAHAGLASDAKWVPAWEAGLARAVEAIDSGAAEQLLARWVRFSLQF; encoded by the coding sequence GTGCCGGCGCCGTCGTGGCCACTCATTCTCGGGCGCCTGACCACCGAGCAGAGCCTGCCCAACGGGTATGCCGGATGGGCCATGGACCAGATCATGACCGGGGCGGCCACCCCGGCTCAGATCGCCGGGTTCGCGGTGGCGATGAAGATGAAGCGACCGACCTCGGCTGAGGTGGGGGAGCTGGCCGACATCATGCTGTCGCACGCGCGCCGGATGCCGACGGATCAGATCGGCCACGAGACCGTCGACATCGTCGGTACCGGCGGCGACGGGGCCAACACGGTGAACCTGTCGACCATGGCGGCCATCGTGGTGGCGGCGTGCGGGGTTCCGGTGATCAAGCACGGGAACCGGGCGGCGTCCTCGCTGTCGGGTGGAGCCGACACCCTCGAGGCGCTCGGGGTGCGGATCGATCTGGGACCCGAGGAGGTGGCCCGCAGCGTCACCGAGGTGGGCATCGGCTTCGCCTTCGCGCCGCAGTTCCATCCGTCGTACCGGCACGCCTCCGTGGTCCGCCGGGAGATCGGCGTGCCCACGGTCTTCAATCTGCTCGGGCCGCTCACCAACCCGGCGATGCCGCGGGCCGGCCTGATCGGCTGCGCATTCGACGATCTGGCCGAGGTGATGGCCGGCGTGTATGCCGCCCGCGGTTCCAGCGTGCTCGTGGTGCACGGCGACGACGGACTCGACGAGCTGACCACCACGACCACGAGCACCATCTGGCGGGTGCAGGCCGGCACCGTGGACCGGCTCAAGTTCGACCCCGCGGCCTTCGGGTTCAAACGCGCCGACATCAGTGAGCTGATCGGTGGCGACGCCACCGCCAACGCCGCGTCGGCGCGGGCCGTACTGGCCGGGGCCAAGGGGCCGGTGCGCGACGCGGTGGTGCTCAATGCCGCGGGTGCGATGGTGGCCCACGCGGGGCTAGCCAGCGACGCCAAGTGGGTGCCGGCGTGGGAGGCCGGTCTGGCGCGGGCCGTCGAGGCGATCGACTCGGGGGCGGCCGAACAACTGCTCGCGCGTTGGGTGCGGTTCAGCCTGCAGTTCTGA
- a CDS encoding DUF2561 family protein: MFGPISELDNTDRVLLGACAAVWLAALGAGVAAVVALVDLGRSHPQGSESADTPWVLYTVIGLSVVVIAGAVPLLLRARAQADNRQPGNRQTGRRPQPPARSPRPIGGSYRAAPVAMSRYTAGNGAATAAAEAVWLRFILAVGCAIGVGTAAIGLATYLMATDSDVAAWCLYGLAGLVTAGIIALPVVALRQLEALPS; encoded by the coding sequence ATGTTCGGGCCGATCAGCGAACTCGACAACACTGACCGGGTTTTGCTGGGCGCCTGCGCGGCGGTATGGCTCGCCGCGCTGGGCGCCGGGGTGGCCGCCGTCGTGGCCCTGGTAGATCTCGGTCGCAGCCATCCACAAGGCTCGGAGAGCGCCGACACGCCGTGGGTGCTCTACACCGTCATCGGTCTGTCGGTGGTGGTGATCGCCGGTGCGGTGCCGCTACTCCTGCGGGCCCGTGCCCAAGCCGACAACCGCCAGCCCGGCAACCGTCAAACCGGACGACGGCCACAACCTCCGGCCCGCTCCCCACGACCCATCGGGGGCAGCTACCGGGCGGCACCCGTGGCGATGAGCCGCTACACCGCAGGCAACGGCGCCGCCACCGCCGCGGCCGAGGCGGTGTGGCTGCGCTTCATCCTGGCGGTCGGCTGCGCCATCGGTGTGGGGACTGCAGCCATCGGCCTGGCCACCTACTTGATGGCGACTGACAGCGACGTGGCGGCCTGGTGTCTCTACGGGCTGGCCGGTCTGGTCACCGCGGGCATCATCGCGCTGCCCGTCGTGGCGCTGCGGCAGCTCGAGGCGCTGCCGTCCTGA
- a CDS encoding cytochrome c oxidase subunit 3: protein MTSAVGTSGTAITSRVHSLNRPNMVSVGTIVWLSSELMFFAGLFAMYFTARAQAGGDWPPEPTELNLALAVPVTLVLIASSFTCQMGVFAAERGDVFGLRRWYVITFLMGLFFVLGQGYEYIHLVEHGTTIPGSAYGSVFYLATGFHGLHVIGGLVAFILLLARTKMSKFTPAQATAAIVVSYYWHFVDIVWIALFATIYFVR from the coding sequence GTGACGAGCGCTGTAGGTACCTCGGGAACGGCAATCACGTCGCGCGTTCATTCGCTGAACCGGCCGAACATGGTCAGTGTCGGCACCATCGTGTGGCTTTCCAGTGAACTCATGTTCTTTGCTGGACTCTTCGCGATGTATTTCACCGCGCGCGCGCAAGCCGGTGGCGATTGGCCGCCCGAGCCGACCGAACTCAATTTGGCCCTTGCTGTTCCGGTGACGTTGGTCCTGATCGCGTCATCCTTTACCTGCCAGATGGGCGTGTTCGCCGCTGAGCGCGGCGACGTGTTCGGGCTGCGCCGGTGGTATGTGATCACGTTCCTGATGGGCCTGTTCTTCGTACTGGGCCAGGGATACGAGTACATCCACCTGGTCGAGCACGGCACCACCATCCCGGGCAGTGCCTATGGATCGGTCTTCTATCTCGCGACCGGCTTCCACGGCCTGCACGTCATCGGCGGACTGGTTGCGTTCATCTTGCTGCTGGCCCGCACCAAGATGAGTAAGTTCACGCCCGCGCAAGCCACCGCGGCGATCGTCGTCTCGTACTACTGGCACTTCGTCGACATCGTCTGGATTGCGCTGTTCGCCACCATCTACTTCGTCCGATGA
- a CDS encoding cytochrome c oxidase subunit 4, whose translation MHIEARLFEILTAFFALSAVVYGVLTAMFATGGVEWAGTTALALTTGLTLITGTFFRFVARRLDTRPEDYEDAEISDGAGELGFYSPHSWWPILIALSFSVAAVGTALWLPWLMVAGICFVLMAVGGLVFEYYWGPEKH comes from the coding sequence ATGCATATTGAAGCTCGACTGTTCGAGATCCTCACGGCGTTCTTCGCCTTGTCGGCGGTGGTGTACGGCGTGTTGACGGCGATGTTCGCCACCGGTGGCGTGGAGTGGGCCGGTACCACCGCGCTCGCGCTCACCACCGGCTTGACCCTGATCACCGGCACGTTCTTCCGCTTCGTGGCGCGGCGTCTCGACACCCGCCCCGAGGACTACGAGGATGCCGAGATCAGCGACGGCGCAGGGGAACTGGGCTTCTACTCGCCGCACAGCTGGTGGCCGATCCTGATCGCGCTGTCGTTCTCGGTCGCTGCCGTCGGTACCGCCCTGTGGCTGCCCTGGCTGATGGTCGCCGGCATCTGCTTCGTACTGATGGCGGTCGGTGGCCTGGTGTTCGAGTACTACTGGGGTCCTGAGAAGCACTGA
- a CDS encoding MmpS family transport accessory protein, with protein sequence MSGPNPPEPGASGSDLPDQPGKHSAPEEPTQVSGTDADGETEFYSQAYSAPESEQFTSGPYVPADVALYDYDDYDPATELVDTAPPPRWPWVVGITAIIAAVALVASVAVLVTRDEDTTNLATPHPSTTTSLPPVQDEITTTTPPPPPPPPPTSEELPPPPPPETVTVTEPPPPAPAPTSEAPPPAPSTTSAPPTTTTTHAGPRQVTYSVTGTKAPGDIITITYVDGNGNRRTLRNVYIPWTFTMTPISNSDVGSVEASSLFLVSRLNCSITASDGTVLSSNANNSAQTAC encoded by the coding sequence ATGAGCGGGCCGAATCCCCCGGAGCCGGGCGCTTCCGGTTCTGATTTGCCGGATCAACCCGGAAAACACTCCGCACCTGAGGAACCGACCCAGGTGTCCGGTACCGATGCCGACGGCGAGACGGAGTTCTACTCGCAGGCGTATTCGGCGCCTGAGTCCGAGCAGTTCACCAGCGGTCCGTACGTGCCCGCCGACGTGGCGCTCTACGACTACGACGACTACGACCCGGCGACCGAACTCGTCGACACCGCTCCGCCGCCGCGCTGGCCATGGGTGGTCGGTATCACCGCCATCATCGCCGCAGTGGCCCTGGTGGCCTCGGTGGCCGTCCTGGTGACCCGTGACGAGGACACCACCAACCTGGCCACCCCACATCCGAGCACCACGACGTCGCTGCCGCCGGTGCAGGACGAGATCACCACGACGACTCCGCCGCCACCGCCGCCGCCCCCTCCGACATCGGAGGAGCTGCCGCCTCCGCCGCCTCCGGAGACCGTCACGGTCACCGAGCCGCCGCCACCGGCACCGGCGCCCACCAGCGAGGCGCCCCCGCCGGCCCCGAGCACCACGAGCGCGCCTCCGACCACCACGACGACGCATGCCGGGCCGCGTCAGGTCACCTACTCGGTGACCGGCACGAAGGCGCCGGGTGACATCATCACCATCACCTACGTCGACGGGAACGGAAACCGGCGCACCCTACGCAACGTCTACATCCCGTGGACCTTCACGATGACCCCGATCTCCAACTCGGATGTCGGCTCGGTCGAGGCGTCCAGCCTGTTCCTGGTCAGCCGACTGAACTGCTCGATCACGGCCAGTGACGGGACCGTGCTCTCGTCCAACGCCAACAACTCCGCACAGACTGCTTGCTGA
- a CDS encoding LpqN/LpqT family lipoprotein yields the protein MRKLLAGLVAVGVSVSLSGCGTDTGTEPTTSAGATSAATTTSAGTERPNISGPNKTINDYITENKIAETPFKPNEPGTPDFDFPFPPGWSSAGDKTPAWAYGAIVYDQPADPADPPAIIAIASKLAGNVEAGKILEYAPGMLKNLPDYRSVMDPEKSTLGGFDAVRSAGTYTHNGEARVIAQKTVVIPGNDALFVLQLNADAPEGEKDVVVDAAAIIDEQTKITP from the coding sequence ATGAGAAAGCTCTTGGCGGGCTTGGTGGCGGTCGGTGTGAGCGTTTCGCTCAGCGGTTGTGGAACCGACACGGGGACCGAGCCCACAACCTCCGCCGGCGCCACCTCGGCCGCGACGACCACGAGTGCCGGGACCGAGCGGCCCAACATCTCCGGCCCGAACAAGACGATCAACGACTACATCACCGAGAACAAGATCGCCGAGACGCCGTTCAAGCCGAACGAGCCCGGCACACCGGATTTCGACTTCCCCTTCCCGCCCGGCTGGAGTAGCGCGGGTGATAAGACACCGGCCTGGGCCTACGGCGCCATCGTCTACGACCAGCCGGCCGACCCCGCCGATCCGCCGGCCATCATCGCGATCGCATCGAAGCTGGCCGGCAACGTGGAAGCGGGCAAGATCCTGGAGTACGCCCCCGGGATGTTGAAGAACCTGCCGGACTACCGGTCGGTCATGGACCCCGAGAAGTCCACCCTCGGGGGCTTCGATGCGGTGCGGTCGGCCGGAACCTACACCCACAACGGTGAAGCACGAGTGATCGCCCAGAAGACCGTGGTGATCCCCGGCAACGACGCATTGTTCGTGCTGCAGCTCAACGCCGACGCCCCAGAAGGGGAGAAGGACGTGGTGGTCGACGCGGCAGCGATCATCGACGAGCAGACAAAGATCACCCCGTAG